A section of the Nitrospinaceae bacterium genome encodes:
- a CDS encoding two-component system response regulator, with product MVRILVIDDENNIRLLYKEEFQDEGYEVLVAASAEEGLEKIRNNKPDIVTLDIKMPGEDGIELMRKLKEEESDIPVVLCTAYGGFKRDFRVWASDAYVVKSADLTELKNVVRQILGKKYRDLTPA from the coding sequence ATGGTCAGAATTCTTGTTATAGATGACGAAAATAATATTCGGCTCCTTTATAAAGAAGAATTTCAAGACGAGGGTTACGAGGTTTTGGTGGCGGCCTCTGCGGAAGAAGGATTGGAGAAAATCCGGAATAATAAACCGGATATTGTTACATTGGATATTAAAATGCCGGGAGAAGACGGCATTGAATTGATGAGAAAATTGAAGGAGGAAGAAAGTGATATTCCGGTCGTGCTTTGCACTGCCTATGGGGGTTTTAAACGGGATTTTCGGGTTTGGGCGTCCGACGCCTATGTTGTTAAATCCGCCGACCTCACCGAGCTGAAAAATGTGGTCAGACAAATCCTTGGAAAAAAATACCGGGATTTGACCCCTGCCTGA
- a CDS encoding chain-length determining protein has protein sequence MNQNNFQQESPAPNFSEVFKGLKKRKFAFLGIIFLFTLLGLIYVYTAKPVYQADSIILIGTQTSDRFAGENQQFAEVDPTQTEFYKTQYALLQSRSLVRSVIEELNLVESEEFKKEPPLIDISFIKSAIRSIFESLGLTQQKVEPEKINNDPEARLVKKFMERLKIYPISKSHVVRIAFQGYDPVLIAQINNTFLDLLIKRNISRRGKVLDGSEKWMSEKLLDLKEKMQAAEVKLANFRKKNNIIDFKKNREISSHNLSRSQEEIRRVKSEKLRLSELRKLLLDLKRDPVKLLHTLPDNLKTSSANALISSYANLVKEYEELTHEYSTLHPKVQIIYQKMKAVEARVPEEIDRLISSINIDYKSTVLHEQSLENEMHGEKNQIMKMDNQEFIFNALKDEFETNKILHNDLLKRFKQVDIAAYSSESSIQIVDDAEVPFIPIKPRKAFAMVVFFISGVIGGSLWVMFLERVNKTMITVEDVIRQIPFPFLGATGIIGKRDLPLPVANRANAFLAEEFRTVKTNLMLNGFVEPHKVLMVTSSTPKEGKTTVLTNLAVTFAQENKRVLVIEGDLLRPKVAEILKTKNRLGLLDILESPKLFQSIMQNHIMDGKKIDNIFVKSSVKGVYVLPRGNLKSDYPDMLNYGIFEKLLNVTRKIFDVVLIDTPPALAFSYVSIAAQLSDGVLFVIGSGMKDKALISRTLSKLSAATSDLSFKGRSNGQNGQGGAKHAGHRSRIFGVVLNKVKYQRDEYYEYHRKYFKEYYSIRDSKAKKPLSVE, from the coding sequence ATGAATCAGAATAATTTCCAGCAAGAAAGTCCCGCTCCAAACTTTTCCGAAGTTTTCAAAGGTCTCAAAAAGCGAAAATTTGCTTTTTTGGGCATAATTTTTCTTTTTACCCTATTGGGTTTGATTTACGTTTATACCGCCAAACCGGTTTACCAGGCGGACTCTATAATTTTGATCGGAACGCAAACCTCGGATCGTTTTGCCGGCGAGAATCAACAGTTTGCAGAAGTGGACCCCACCCAAACGGAATTTTATAAGACGCAATACGCCTTACTGCAAAGCCGTTCTCTGGTTAGGAGTGTTATTGAAGAGCTCAACCTCGTTGAAAGCGAAGAATTTAAGAAAGAACCCCCGCTGATAGATATTAGCTTTATTAAAAGCGCGATTCGATCGATTTTTGAAAGTCTGGGTTTAACTCAGCAAAAGGTCGAACCTGAGAAAATTAACAATGACCCTGAGGCGCGGCTGGTCAAAAAATTTATGGAAAGGCTGAAAATCTATCCAATATCTAAAAGTCATGTTGTTCGAATTGCTTTTCAAGGGTATGACCCGGTGCTCATTGCGCAAATCAATAACACGTTCCTGGATTTGCTGATAAAGAGAAATATCAGCCGCCGCGGTAAGGTTTTGGATGGTTCGGAAAAATGGATGTCCGAAAAGCTTTTAGATTTGAAGGAGAAAATGCAGGCCGCGGAAGTCAAGCTGGCCAATTTTCGTAAAAAAAATAACATCATTGATTTTAAAAAGAACCGGGAAATTTCCAGTCACAATTTGAGCCGGTCCCAGGAGGAAATTCGCAGGGTAAAATCGGAAAAACTCAGGTTGTCCGAATTGAGAAAATTATTGTTAGATCTCAAAAGAGATCCCGTCAAGTTGTTGCACACGCTTCCAGATAACTTGAAAACATCATCCGCGAACGCTTTAATCTCCTCATATGCAAATTTGGTTAAGGAGTATGAGGAGCTGACCCATGAGTACAGCACCTTGCACCCTAAAGTTCAGATTATTTACCAAAAAATGAAAGCGGTGGAGGCGAGGGTTCCCGAGGAAATCGATCGTTTGATTTCGTCCATAAATATTGACTATAAAAGCACCGTCCTGCATGAGCAATCCCTGGAAAATGAAATGCACGGAGAAAAAAACCAGATTATGAAAATGGATAATCAGGAATTCATTTTCAATGCTTTAAAGGATGAATTTGAAACCAATAAAATTTTACACAACGACCTTTTGAAACGGTTCAAGCAAGTCGATATTGCCGCATACAGCAGTGAAAGTTCCATTCAGATTGTTGACGATGCTGAGGTTCCCTTTATTCCGATTAAACCGAGAAAAGCTTTTGCCATGGTCGTTTTCTTTATTTCAGGAGTCATTGGCGGGTCGCTTTGGGTTATGTTCCTGGAAAGAGTCAATAAAACCATGATTACGGTTGAAGATGTTATCCGGCAAATTCCATTTCCTTTTCTCGGAGCAACCGGAATCATCGGGAAAAGGGATCTGCCGCTGCCGGTGGCAAATCGCGCCAATGCGTTTTTAGCGGAAGAGTTTAGAACCGTAAAAACCAATTTGATGCTGAATGGCTTTGTTGAGCCTCATAAAGTGCTTATGGTCACAAGCTCCACTCCTAAAGAGGGAAAAACCACGGTGTTGACCAATCTGGCTGTCACCTTTGCCCAGGAAAATAAAAGGGTGCTGGTCATCGAAGGGGATCTTCTCCGGCCCAAAGTCGCTGAAATTCTAAAGACGAAGAACCGGCTCGGCCTGCTTGACATTCTTGAGAGTCCCAAGTTATTTCAAAGCATTATGCAAAACCATATTATGGACGGCAAAAAAATCGATAATATTTTTGTTAAGTCTTCAGTCAAGGGGGTTTATGTTTTGCCTCGGGGGAATTTGAAAAGCGATTATCCCGATATGCTGAACTACGGAATATTTGAAAAGCTTTTGAATGTCACCCGAAAAATTTTCGATGTTGTTTTAATAGATACCCCACCTGCACTGGCATTTTCCTATGTCTCTATCGCGGCGCAGCTTTCCGATGGGGTGTTGTTTGTCATCGGTTCGGGAATGAAGGATAAGGCACTGATTTCAAGAACACTGAGCAAACTGTCCGCCGCGACGTCCGATTTGAGTTTTAAAGGAAGGTCAAACGGTCAAAACGGCCAGGGTGGGGCCAAGCATGCTGGGCATCGATCGCGGATTTTCGGAGTCGTTCTCAATAAAGTGAAATATCAACGCGATGAGTATTACGAATACCACCGGAAATATTTCAAAGAATATTACTCGATTAGAGATTCAAAAGCTAAAAAACCGCTTTCCGTCGAATAA